One genomic segment of Podarcis raffonei isolate rPodRaf1 chromosome 7, rPodRaf1.pri, whole genome shotgun sequence includes these proteins:
- the RNF182 gene encoding E3 ubiquitin-protein ligase RNF182: MTSLLPEDTVESQGSDELECKICYNRYNLRQRKPKVLECCHRVCAKCLCKIIDFGDSPQGVIVCPFCRFETCLPDDEVSSLPDDNNILVNLAYGGKVKKCLPDNPTELLLTPKRLASLVSPSHTSSNCLVITIMEVQRESPPTLNSTPVVEFYRPTSFDSVASVPHHWTVWNCTSLLFQTSIRVLVWLLGLLYFSSLPLGIYLLVSKKVTLGVVFVSLVPSSLVILMVYGFCQCICHEFLDCMSS; the protein is encoded by the coding sequence ATGACCAGCCTACTTCCAGAAGATACTGTGGAGTCCCAGGGCTCAGATGAGCTTGAATGCAAAATCTGTTACAACCGCTATAACTTGAGACAGAGAAAACCTAAAGTACTGGAGTGTTGCCACAGAGTATGTGCCAAATGTCTTTGCAAGATCATAGATTTTGGGGATTCTCCTCAGGGAGTCATTGTTTGCCCATTCTGTAGGTTTGAAACATGCCTGCCCGATGATGAGGTCAGTAGTCTTCCTGATGACAACAATATCCTTGTAAATTTGGCTTATGGAGGCAAGGTGAAGAAGTGCCTACCAGACAATCCCACAGAACTCCTGCTGACTCCCAAAAGGCTGGCCTCTCTCGTTAGCCCCTCTCACACTTCCTCCAACTGTCTGGTTATAACTATCATGGAGGTTCAGAGAGAGAGCCCTCCGACCCTGAACTCAACCCCTGTTGTGGAATTCTACAGGCCCACAAGCTTTGACTCTGTTGCATCTGTGCCTCATCACTGGACGGTGTGGAACTGTACATCCTTGCTCTTCCAGACTTCAATTCGAGTCCTAGTTTGGTTGCTAGGCTTGCTATATTTTAGTTCCTTGCCTTTAGGGATCTACTTACTGGTATCAAAGAAAGTCACCCTTGGGGTAGTCTTTGTCAGTCTTGTTCCCTCGAGTCTTGTTATTCTCATGGTTTATGGCTTTTGCCAGTGTATATGTCATGAGTTTCTGGACTGTATGTCTTCTTAA